Part of the Mauremys mutica isolate MM-2020 ecotype Southern chromosome 1, ASM2049712v1, whole genome shotgun sequence genome is shown below.
TCGTGGAATCCTAAACTGTTTCCTTGGTCACTTCATAACTCTGCTTCTGTGAGGTGAGTCtgggtggtttgtttgtttttttgccactATGAAAATATTTAGTCTCTCTGTATTTCTCTGTACAGGTCACTCTGATCAGTGCTTTTATCTTTCCTCAACTACCTCCAAAACCAGTGAATATATTTTTTGCTTTCTGCATATCCTTGTGTAGTGTTTCTGCTGGCATACTTGTAAGTATTGCTACATTTATTGGGAAATATACACAGTTGTATTTTATGTACATAATAGATCCTTTTGTTTTTCATAATACAGTAGTGAACTAGCTACACCTACCCTCTAAGTAGGGCAGCTGTAGATTATAGTACAGGTGTGCACTTGAAATCTGGTAAAGCACTGGATATTGGTCAAAGGTAGATATCTTGTGTTTATTCTGCGAGTGCAAAGGGGCAGACTTCCTATCAAATTTATCTTCTGTTCTCCTATTGTCCCCTCCTGAGCATCCAGGCTACAACATCCCAATATTTAACACATTCACAGTAGGCTTGTCTATGCACCTGCTACCGAGAGTGTACAGGTCACATCCTACAACAAAAGACTATGCTATGGTTAGAGGTTTACTTAAATCACGGAgaaaacacacactttttttgcAGGTTGGTCACGGTATAAATAGATTTCATAGCTTTGTTACACATCTCAATGTTATTTATGCCATGATTAATGCACAGAGTGATTTCTCCACAGCGTTTGTCAAActgggggccctgacccaaaagggggtcacgggattgccacccttacttctgtgctgctgctggtagcaGTGcaaccttcagagctggacaccgggccagcagcccctgctctctgctctgtcttcagagctgggcagccagagatcagatttcatggtccgtgacatgattttcacagctgtgaattttgTAGACCCCCTAGCTATGGTGTGTCTTCTTAACTTCTGTACTGGCGGGAGCTGCAACAGGAAAGGGAGGCAAGCAGAGTTAAAGTTGGCATCTCAAGTATGTAAAGACTTTCTGGCAATCAttaggggtttgtttgtttttttgttttttttaatttttaatttgacTCCAATTTGTTTAACTTTAACTGTGAATTTCCTAGCTTTCAACCAACCATTGAAATAACAAATCTACTTGacatgttaatggcttattgacaCAGCTGtagctaagggtttgtctacacttaaaatgctacaactGCACTGCTGTGGTGCTTCAGTATAGACACTATCTATGCTGAGAAAAGggattctcctgtcagcataggtacttccacctccatgagaggtggtgGGGTAGGTAGgcagacagaagaattcttctgtcaacctctAGTGCTGCCTTCACAAGGACTTAAGTCTATTTAACTACActgttcaggggtgtggatttctcACATCCCAACCAccatagttaaaccaacctaattttctagtgtggaccaggccttactgTTTGCAAAGCAAGCTCACAAGTCTCATTACTTGCATAATTAACATTTCTCAAAATGAAACGGTCTTGTGTCTAGAGGAACGGTAAGTAAGCTGACTGTGATACTGGCAGGCAATACTTGAGTGGCTAGTATCTCCCTAAAGCATGGAAGTGCATTCCACAAGAATGCTGAAAGAGAGAAGTGGGTGGTTGTTCTTAGTGCTTAGTTTTCAGTGAGGTTTCCTTCTACTAACTGCTCTCTTCATTAGTCCAATTTAAAGGGGGGGATGTTAAAGAAAACCCTAGAACTTCTTAGTTTCACAGTTACTTACTCCTGCACTGAACTGTAGCCTGTTTATCTTGCATATAAATACCTGATTTGATTTCTAATGCAAAATCACTCTCTCCTTTCTAGATCTACTGGTATCGACAAGGAGACTTGGAACCTAAGTTTAGGAATCTAATTTACTATATCTTATTTTCTATTGTCATGTTATGTATATGTGCCAACCTGTACTTCCATGAAGTGGGTAAATGATTGCGAGACTGTTCTTAGCTCCACCCTAGAAACAAAGGGGATAATCAGCTGGACAGGGATGAAGAAAGGGATTGTTCAGGGATAATCAGTACATGATTTTCATGTAAATGTATATCTAAAGTCCCTCGTGTTGGGAAGAATTATTGCCATATGACATGACACTGCTTTTATTTAAGAGCTAACTTTGCACTTAATGCACATTCCAACTATACTGATGTTTCAGAAGGGCACAAgctttttcattttggaaaaaaatgcatttttttattgTACAAATAACTGCAGCATTGCAAAGATCTGTAACAGAATAAATAAATGGCATCTTACAGTTACTAAGacaaatactttatttttgtttaaactgaCTATACAATTATTTCTGTTCCCTAGGCAACCTTTTGTTGAAACTACAACTTAATTTCACATTAACAAAACCACAGACTGAAAGACCAACTCTGATTATGAAGAGCTAAttacagaaataaataaaataatttatacaTCAGTCTAATTTCTGTAGTTATTTcccccacactcactcacacactcgCACGCACACTTAGAAGGCTGCTCAGCCTAGTGTGTCTGCTATGCGCCTGAAGTGGCGAATGAATCGCTTTCCATTGCTTTAGGGACACAGGCCCAAACTATCACTGAGCTGCTTCTTCAAGACCTTGCAAAGGGTGCTACCACCTCCTTGCCATCCCCCAAATATTAATGTGCTGCATCCAACTCACCTTCCGAGAGAGGCTGGAAGTGTAATGAGAATAGCTAGTTAGGTAGGCAGTCTTTCTACCTGACCTGGAATGGCCTCTGAAGGCTCGAGGCTTTTTTGTTCTCTAGGCTTTAGAGGGATGCTGGTGGACCTCCGTAGCCTTCCCTTTCTTATAAGTTTCCCTTTTATTGAACTTGCTGTAgtgattatttttttacttttaaaaaaaaccaaaccacttcTGATCTTTCTGCAACTCCATCCATTGCCAGCAACGGACTCTTCAGGAACAGGCACAGCAAAAGACAACCCTATAAGCATCTGTAACTAGGGTCCTTTGTGCTGGAAATACTGGTACGTCCAATGAGATTGGGAAAACAGACCTCTTCTGCAATACTGCTCTTGCCCGCACACTCTGAAGTCACTGAGCTATCCTCAGCTAAATGTCAAGAGGAAAAGTAACAAGTCGTAACTCTGTATTGTAGAAGAGCCAAGAAGTGCAGAAATCCTCATCCACTTTCCATGAAGTGTGTGCAAACTAATTCTTGTTGCTGCACTAATAAGCTAAGGGCTACAGTCCTTGGCTTCCATCCAGTTTTCAAGGTGCATAAAGTCCAACAGATGGGCAACAGCCAGGTCAAAATGACTGAGTGGATCCTAACAGTGTGCAACTGAGACTCTTAATAACCCCTTGCTGCAAAGCAGTAGACTGGGGCTTCAATTAGCTGCTGTACCCTTTACAAATGAAGTACACAGTCTTGTGAGCAGTAAAAGTGCACTGTAGCCATTTCAACTTGAGAATGTTCTACACATGTGGACTGACTACTTTCTTTGGAAGGTGGTACAGGATTGCAACTGTAATTTCATGATGCAAACAGGTTCATTTAGAAAGCAGACATGATTACTGCTTCTTAGTGACAACTCACTAAGTCTTCAACATCCTTTGAATCTTCAGAATCAGGACTGTCCAAACACGAGCCAATAATGTGTGATCCCTCTCCATGGTGTTGCAATATAGGATCTGCAATGAGCCATAACATGTTAAGGACTCAAACTTATTGTACTGCTATAAAAACTTACCTCAAAAACACATAGGTAGTGCTTTGcatcaatttaaattaaactatTAATGCAGCTACTCTGAGACCCTCTAGTTTTTCAAAAACAATTTCCTCTAAAAAGCAGGTATACAGAATTGcacacaacaaaaattactgaTCAGGCTCCGATCTCTAACTCAAGCCTCACACTGAGTGGTCTTCACAAGGGCTGGAACTGCTACCACCCATCAACATTTTTCCAGCTACAGTTTAAGTAGTCTAAAACTAATTAGTTGGCATTTACCATTGGTGCAGTGGAGGAAAGCAGATGAATGCATGACTTCCTTGTTTTGAAAAAAGCTTCCAAATCCTTTCATCTAAAGAGGCTTATTTCTAAAGTTTCAAACTAACAATGATTTGGAAGGTAAGTTATATGAAGATTCCATAAAGGCTATAATGCATAGAATGATTAGAGGAGCTCAATTACCATATTGAACCAAAGGAGccattctcaaactgggggttgggaccctgttttaatggggttaccagggctggcttagacttgctggggcccagagccGAAGCCTAAGCTGCACCATCCATCAAtgaaaccaaagcctgagggcttcagcccttggtggtggggctcaggttacaggccccctgcctggggctgaagcccttgggttgGGCCCCCCTGCCCGGagtggcaggctcaggcttcggtcccgcctcctggggtcatgtagtaatatttgttgtcagaagggggtcatggtgcaatgacgtttgagaacccctgaactaaagAATCTTGTTTCAGGTCAATTGCACTAAGCATCTGTCTGATAGTACCTGTTAATGTTGTCAGAGGTAAGACGGATTCATTGTCTATATCATCTGATGTCTGAATAAAACCATGGGGTGAAGGAACAATAAGGACAGTTTCATCATCTATTGCAGACTGATCAACTTGTTCTTCTATGGCTGGAGAACCTAGGTCCTGCATGATGAGAGACTGAAGGTTAAGATGTGAGAGGTTTATCCATAATGGAATACAGAAACAATTGCTTCTAGAAAACCGAGTTACGTGCTGGCTGTGGCAGAGATCTTTTTCACAGCGAGTAGTAGTTAGAGGGAATGGAAAATGACTGACCTATTCAAAAGCACTGTTGTAAGTGAACCACCCTGGCTATAAACTGAATTTCTCACCATGTTGGCTACTCCTCTCTAGATGTGGTAAGACATATGTTACATCTTTACAATACTTATCTACATGGGGACTAAAACTTGATAAGAGGGTTCTTCAATGTAACAGATATAAcacagtccaatggctggaacttgaagctagacaaattcatactaGAAATCAAGTGCAAacttaacagtgagggtaacttAACCACTGGAAAAACTTACCAGGGGTTGGGATGGATCCCTGGAAACTTTTCAGTCAAGACTTTTTGGGGGTAAATGATTCTCTAGTTTAAATTTATTCAAGCAAGTCTTATGGCCTGTGTttacacaagaggtcagactaaatcacaatggtcctttctggccttgtaATCACAAATTATTTGTACAACAAATATAATTGCTTTCAGTGAATTTAATAAGGAAGTTAATTTTTTTCCTAACACCTTACCGATACTTCTCCTTGAGTCATAACTACAACTGCTGCTTTCACTGTCAAGTTTTAACTACTCTAAGCACCGCTAAGGAAGAGTGATCTTGACTGCTGTCAGCTAAAGGCTGATTGCAGAACAGCAGGGGTGACTGGAATTGGCAGAATGAAAATAGCTGGATTGTTCAGATTCACAGCTGGAGTGTGGACTGCTTGGGCTGGCTAGGATGGTCCAGCCAGTTTTACTAATACCTGTTCCTCTCGGCAGTTTTGTTAGTACTATCTTTGTGACCGGCCACCCAGCTGGTTACCCCTTATCAGCTGCTGTCAAGCAGTGTACGAATGAACACATGTATACGATGCATGCATCATAGTTGGGTCCTCCCTCACTAAATTAGACCAGATCCGAGCTTGCCCTACTTAGTGCAAAGTATGACGTACCTAATTCAATGAGGATGCAGCCTGCAGAAAGCACAGCATAGCTAGACCTTCCAACACTGAGGGGCGGTTCCTAGGCCCAAACTGAAAAGCTGGCCCTCAAGGTACAGGGGATAGTGGGACAGGGAACTGGGCACTTCTCCAGCTCTAGTTATCAAACCCCTGCAATGTCAGTCCATACCTTCCACGCACTGACACAACCGTAATGGCAGCAGTCGGGAAGAAATGTCTTATACAGAAAGTGAAGTTTACAGAGGCCTTTTTAGAGTCAGTCCTACTCCTGAGTACTCCTCTTGAGTAAAATAATCCCCTCTATCTCCACTAGTGAAACTGCACAGACCCCAAACTTCCATTTAGCTAGGAGGATAAACAGATGAGAATTACCAAGTCAATTTGCTTTTTCTTCCTAAAATAATTAAACAGTCTAACATCCTTTCATACCTTTACCCATAACTAATGACTtgaaagttttgattttgatttGCTAACATTTTTGTCTTCATAATCTGAACATGGTAACTTAACTTATTTTGATTCCTATGTGACAATccaagctggatatgagtcaacagtgtgcccttgttgccaaaaaggctaacggtattttgggctgtataagtaggggcactgccagcagatcgagggacgtgatcattcccctctatttggcattggtgaggcctcatctggagtactgtgtccagttttgggctccacactacaaggaggatgtggaaaaattggaaagagtccagtgaagggcaacaaaaatgcttgggggctggagcacatgacttctgaggagaggctgagggaactgggattgtttagtctgcagcagagaagaatgaggggggatttgatagctgctttcaactacctgaaagcgggttccaaagaggatggatctagactgttctcagtggtagcagatgacagaacaaggagtgatggtctcaagttgcagtaggggaggtttagattggatattaggaaaaactttttcactaggagggtggtgaagcactggaatgggttacctagggtggaggtggaatctccttccttagaagtttttaaggtcaggcttgatgaagccctggctgtgatgatttagttggggattggtcctgctttgagtagggggttagactagactAAAATAGAGCTCTCAAACTGCCTAAAATGTAAAGCTCATTATTGCATCCATTTCAACTAAAGTGAAAAGAAAAGGATGCAAATTGAGGAAAGTCAGTAGCTTTGGATTGTATGTAGGATGTACTGATCCTGCTCATAAAGAACAGCAGAGAGATGGTTCAATGTACATATCTGTTCTCTTGCAGAAACAAAATCTAACACCATCTGAATTATAGTGGGATTCCTGGCTGAGTGAGAAAAAAAATCGTAGCATCTGTTATATCTGTCATTTTGGAGAACAGTTTGTTGAAGGGGACGTGCACTTTAACAAACTCTAAGAAGCCCAATAAAATGCAAGTTGGTCTTTTTTCTTGATACTTATCTCTGTCAATTGTTCCGATTCATGGCtcatctgggtatggaaactgtacggtgggccatgaatgctcacaaaattagggctggggtg
Proteins encoded:
- the LOC123375139 gene encoding transmembrane protein 243, with translation MEDYTTRTYGTGGLDNRPLFGETSARDRIINLAVGSLTSLLLIVTLISAFIFPQLPPKPVNIFFAFCISLCSVSAGILIYWYRQGDLEPKFRNLIYYILFSIVMLCICANLYFHEVGK